One Cygnus olor isolate bCygOlo1 unplaced genomic scaffold, bCygOlo1.pri.v2 scaffold_78_ctg1, whole genome shotgun sequence genomic window carries:
- the LOC121063393 gene encoding olfactory receptor 14C36-like, producing MPNSSSVSEFLLLAFADTRELQLLHFALFLSIYLAALLGNGLILTAVACHHRLHTPMYFFLLNLALLDLGCISTTLPKAMANALWDTRAISYQGCAAQVFFFVFFVGAEYSLLTVMSYDRYVAICKPLHYGSLVGSRACAQMAGAAWGSGFLNALLHTANTFSLPLCQGNELDQFFCELPQILKLSCSESFLREIGLIVVSACLVFGCFVFVVLSYVQIFRAVLRMPSEQGRHKAFSTCLPHLAVVSLFVSTGMFAYLKPPSISSPSLDLVVAVLYSVVPAAMNPLIYSMRNKKLKDALRKLFRYALFWLPHCASSIWISPEISCMLVTVLLSLHRHLFNISARLLQTWFQEYTQGAAS from the exons atgcccaacagcagctctgtgagtgagtttctcctgctggcattcgcagacacgagggagctgcagctcctgcacttcgcgCTCTTCCTGagcatctacctggctgccctcctgggcaacggcctcatcctcaccgccgtagcctgccaccaccgcctccacacccccatgtacttcttcctcctcaacctggccctcctcgacctgggctgcatctccaccactctccccaaagccatggccaatgccctctgggacaccagggccatctcctatcaaggatgtgctgcacaggtcttcttttttgtcttctttgttGGAGCGGAGTATTCACTTCTCACCGTCATGTCCTATGAccgctacgttgccatctgcaagcccctgcactacgggagcctcgtgggcagcagagcttgtgcccagatggcaggagctgcctggggcagtggctttctcaatgctCTCCTGCACACAGCtaatacattttccctgcccctctgccaaggtAATGAGCTTGATCAGTTCTTCTGTGAGCTTCCtcagatcctcaagctctcctgctcagagtCATTCCTCAGGGAGATTGGGCTTATTGTAGTTAGTGCCTGTTTAgtctttggttgttttgttttcgttgtgctgtcctatgtgcagatcttcagggcagtgctgaggatgccctctgagcagggccggcacaaagccttttccacgtgcctccctcacctggccgtgGTCTCCCTGTTTGTCAGTACTGGCAtgtttgcctacctgaagcccccctccatctcttccccatccctggacctGGTTGTGGCAGTTCTGTACTCTGTGGTTCCTGCTGCCatgaaccccctcatctacagcatgagaaATAAGAAGCTCAAGGATGCATTGAGGAAACTCTTTAGATA tgctctcttctGGCTTCCACATTGTGCTTCTTCTATTTGGATAAGCCCTGAGATCTCCTGTATGTTGGTGACAGTCCTGTTATCTCTACATCGTCATCTCTTCAATATCTCTGCACGCCTCTTGCAAACCTGGTTTCAGGAATACACCCAAGGAGCTGCTTCCTGA
- the LOC121063392 gene encoding olfactory receptor 14C36-like gives MSYDRYVAICKPLHYGSLVGSRACAQMAAAAWGSGFLNAVLHTATTFSLPLCQGNAVDQFFCEIPHILKLSCSDAYLREVGALVFSVTLGCGCFVFIVLSYVQIFRAVLTMPSSQGRHKAFSTCLPHLAVVSMTVSTGLFAYLKPPSIFSPSLDLVVAVSYSVVPPAKVKNRYQGG, from the coding sequence ATGTCCTACGAccgctacgttgccatctgcaagcccctgcactacgggagcctcgtgggcagcagagcttgtgcccagatggcagcagctgcctggggcagtggctttctcaatgctgtcctgcacacggcCACTACgttttccctgcccctctgccaaggcaatgctgtggaccagttcttctgtgagaTCCCCCacatcctcaagctctcctgctcagatgcctacctcagggaagttgGGGCACTTGTGTTTAGTGTTACTTTAGGatgtggttgttttgttttcattgtgctgtcctacgtgcagatcttcagggcagTGCTGACGATGCCCTCTTCTCAGggccggcacaaagccttttccacgtgcctccctcacctggccgtgGTCTCTATGACTGTTAGCACTGGCTtgtttgcctacctgaagcccccctccatctTCTCTCCATCCCTGGATCTTGTTGTGGCAGTTTCCTACtcggtggtgcctccagca